The following are from one region of the Sandaracinus amylolyticus genome:
- a CDS encoding (2Fe-2S)-binding protein produces MSDKILACRCEDVTTHEIEEAVRAGHRDLESLKRYTGFGTGWCQGKQCVALCARLLVELGGDPPDAPITPRPPFHPVSIARLARLLPEGDE; encoded by the coding sequence ATGAGCGACAAGATCCTGGCGTGTCGCTGCGAGGACGTGACGACGCACGAGATCGAAGAAGCGGTGCGCGCGGGACATCGCGATCTCGAGTCGCTCAAGCGCTACACCGGGTTCGGCACCGGGTGGTGCCAGGGCAAGCAGTGCGTCGCGCTCTGCGCGCGCCTGCTCGTCGAGCTCGGTGGCGATCCCCCCGACGCGCCGATCACGCCGCGCCCTCCGTTCCATCCGGTCTCGATCGCGCGGCTCGCGCGCTTGCTGCCCGAGGGGGACGAGTGA
- a CDS encoding NAD(P)/FAD-dependent oxidoreductase, whose product MSAHFEPIAAPPKLLPDRADVVIVGGGIMGLAIAWNLARLGQQRIVVVEKSYLCSGASGRNGGGVRAQWSSETNVRLMKRSIELCSDFATKMRINVWFRRGGYLFLARSDERAKQLEESARLQRDHGLPTRIVDRAEMKEIVPELDVSRFVAASWNPHDGVVFPWPFVWGYARACEKLGVALHTHTDVREIETTNGRVSGVVTSRGRIATDRVLVCAGAWSPEITRMVGVELPSHPHRHEICSSEPLKPFLRPLVGDLADGLYFSQSMRGEIVGGISNAKVPDGIDQRSSLRFLGLYSRALSRAMPVLGEVKILRQWAGCYDITPDGNPLVGDVDEVPGMYLMSGFMGHGFMMAPVMGELFARWLLQGEERELFERWNLRRYRLGKLLSETMILG is encoded by the coding sequence GTGAGCGCGCACTTCGAGCCGATCGCGGCGCCGCCCAAGCTGCTTCCCGATCGCGCCGACGTCGTGATCGTCGGCGGCGGGATCATGGGGCTCGCGATCGCGTGGAACCTCGCGCGCCTCGGACAGCAGCGCATCGTCGTCGTCGAGAAGAGCTACCTCTGCAGCGGCGCGTCGGGGCGCAACGGCGGAGGCGTGCGCGCGCAGTGGTCGAGCGAGACCAACGTGCGCCTGATGAAGCGCTCGATCGAGCTGTGCTCGGATTTCGCGACGAAGATGCGCATCAACGTGTGGTTCCGGCGCGGGGGATATCTGTTCCTCGCGCGGAGCGACGAGCGCGCGAAGCAGCTCGAGGAGAGCGCGCGGCTGCAGCGCGATCACGGCCTGCCGACGCGCATCGTCGATCGCGCGGAGATGAAGGAGATCGTCCCCGAGCTCGACGTCTCGCGCTTCGTCGCGGCGAGCTGGAACCCGCACGACGGAGTCGTGTTCCCGTGGCCCTTCGTGTGGGGCTACGCGCGCGCCTGCGAGAAGCTCGGTGTCGCGCTGCACACGCACACCGACGTGCGCGAGATCGAGACGACGAACGGACGCGTCAGCGGCGTGGTCACGTCGCGCGGGCGCATCGCGACGGATCGAGTGCTCGTGTGCGCGGGCGCGTGGTCTCCGGAGATCACGCGGATGGTGGGAGTCGAGCTGCCGAGTCATCCGCACCGACACGAGATCTGCTCGAGCGAGCCGCTCAAGCCGTTCTTGCGGCCACTGGTCGGTGATCTCGCGGACGGGCTCTATTTCTCGCAGTCGATGCGCGGCGAGATCGTCGGTGGGATCTCGAACGCGAAGGTGCCCGACGGAATCGATCAGCGATCGTCGCTGCGCTTCCTGGGCCTCTATTCACGTGCTCTGTCGCGCGCGATGCCGGTGCTCGGAGAGGTGAAGATCCTCCGTCAGTGGGCCGGCTGTTACGACATCACGCCGGATGGGAATCCGCTCGTCGGCGACGTCGACGAGGTGCCCGGCATGTACCTGATGAGCGGGTTCATGGGGCACGGCTTCATGATGGCGCCGGTGATGGGCGAGCTCTTCGCGCGCTGGCTCCTGCAGGGCGAGGAGCGGGAGCTCTTCGAGCGCTGGAACCTGCGCCGCTATCGCCTCGGCAAGCTGCTCAGCGAGACGATGATCCTCGGCTAG
- a CDS encoding TolB family protein, whose protein sequence is MQFARRSISALTFVVVVLLAPACGRVGYQTAFDAATPANDAAPVDATTIDAAWTELDAGPPVPAACRFGTPEWVGAVATSGQEDGPSITGNRRVLCFASNRPGGVGRRDLFCVERGTSDGPWGTVTAYPVINSSADDVDPALSPDGWEMIFASDRPGGGGGLDLYHAVFDDRAYTFLTPTRIDALSTPDHDGGPEIASDGVTIYFTRQPIGGGPTRLYVTRRTTTGLVFDEPSEITELASTSHDTQPAISSDGRTLVWCSDRPAFGRASSSYNIWCAQRGGSAWGPPIFVDTEALDAADPCSPELGSDGSLYFTSGVLPGASGLDIFRAPVAR, encoded by the coding sequence GTGCAGTTCGCGCGGCGATCGATCAGTGCGCTCACGTTCGTCGTCGTGGTGCTCCTCGCGCCCGCGTGCGGGCGAGTCGGCTACCAGACGGCCTTCGACGCCGCGACGCCCGCGAACGACGCCGCGCCGGTCGATGCGACCACGATCGACGCGGCGTGGACGGAGCTCGACGCCGGTCCGCCAGTGCCCGCTGCTTGTCGCTTCGGCACGCCGGAGTGGGTCGGCGCGGTCGCGACCAGCGGGCAGGAGGACGGCCCCTCGATCACCGGGAACCGTCGCGTGCTCTGCTTCGCGTCGAACCGCCCGGGTGGCGTCGGGCGTCGCGACCTCTTCTGCGTCGAGCGCGGCACCTCCGACGGCCCGTGGGGCACGGTCACCGCGTATCCCGTCATCAACTCGAGCGCCGACGACGTCGATCCCGCGCTGAGCCCCGACGGCTGGGAGATGATCTTCGCGTCCGATCGTCCCGGCGGCGGCGGCGGCCTCGACCTCTATCACGCGGTGTTCGACGACCGCGCGTACACGTTCCTCACGCCGACGCGCATCGATGCGCTCAGCACGCCGGATCACGACGGCGGCCCCGAGATCGCGTCGGACGGCGTGACGATCTACTTCACGCGCCAGCCCATCGGCGGAGGCCCGACGCGCCTCTACGTGACCCGCCGGACCACCACCGGCCTCGTGTTCGACGAGCCGAGCGAGATCACCGAGCTCGCGAGCACGAGCCACGACACCCAGCCCGCGATCTCGTCGGACGGCCGCACGCTCGTGTGGTGCTCGGATCGTCCCGCGTTCGGCCGCGCGTCGAGCTCGTACAACATCTGGTGCGCACAGCGCGGAGGTTCGGCGTGGGGCCCGCCGATCTTCGTCGACACCGAAGCGCTCGACGCGGCCGATCCCTGCTCGCCCGAGCTCGGCTCGGACGGCTCGCTCTACTTCACGAGCGGCGTGCTCCCTGGCGCGTCGGGGCTCGACATCTTCCGCGCGCCGGTCGCGCGCTGA
- a CDS encoding TetR/AcrR family transcriptional regulator encodes MSSVKQGSPRRGRPRSDVARRAILEATRDQLAELGYERLSIQRVAEVAGVGKQTVYRWWPTKRELVAECVLEGYVLPSGYGPDETGDLGADAATWLRELAAHYGRPPQTSLLRALTSAAAESDEVASKLLAKFVEPSRSALVARLTDAQRAGRVQADAPLALVAEALIGALVFRVLSREPVDADAMGKLAEALFAGIEQRPRGATKKTTKARRAR; translated from the coding sequence ATGTCCTCCGTCAAGCAGGGCTCGCCCCGACGTGGTCGCCCGCGGAGCGACGTCGCGCGTCGAGCGATCCTCGAGGCCACGCGCGATCAGCTCGCGGAGCTCGGCTACGAGCGGCTGTCGATCCAGCGGGTCGCGGAGGTCGCGGGCGTGGGAAAGCAGACGGTGTATCGCTGGTGGCCGACCAAGCGAGAGCTGGTCGCCGAGTGCGTGCTCGAGGGCTACGTGCTGCCGAGCGGCTACGGGCCCGACGAGACGGGTGATCTCGGGGCCGATGCGGCGACGTGGCTCCGCGAGCTCGCCGCGCACTACGGTCGGCCGCCGCAGACGTCGCTGCTGCGCGCGCTCACCTCGGCCGCGGCGGAGAGCGACGAGGTCGCGTCGAAGCTGCTCGCGAAGTTCGTCGAGCCGTCTCGCTCGGCGCTCGTGGCGCGATTGACGGATGCACAGCGCGCGGGCCGAGTGCAGGCCGACGCCCCGCTCGCGCTCGTCGCGGAGGCGCTGATCGGTGCGCTGGTGTTCCGGGTGCTGAGCCGCGAGCCGGTCGACGCCGACGCGATGGGAAAGCTCGCCGAAGCGCTGTTCGCGGGCATCGAGCAGCGGCCCCGCGGGGCCACGAAGAAGACGACGAAGGCACGGCGCGCGCGCTGA
- a CDS encoding OmpA family protein, whose product MGTLRSTCSALALVVLAACGAARPHPVNAEHVVVDTIVEAHRDDDGDRIVEADDRCPQDAEDLDGFEDDDGCPERDDDRDRIVDADDLCPREPETYNGMDDEDGCPDHCTLPLYSCPIQPQIARVYFIKDSSRVEGDTLVLLRALADTIVGNPQIPVIELHGHAGREERAPVRLARRRAERLRDELVAMGVDPARLVIHAHGATMPITAGRTPAERETNRRVEIVLDP is encoded by the coding sequence GTGGGGACGCTCCGGTCGACGTGCTCCGCGCTCGCGCTCGTGGTGCTCGCCGCGTGTGGTGCGGCGCGCCCGCACCCGGTCAACGCGGAGCACGTCGTCGTCGACACGATCGTCGAGGCGCACCGCGACGACGACGGGGACCGCATCGTCGAGGCGGACGATCGCTGCCCGCAGGACGCCGAGGATCTCGACGGCTTCGAGGACGACGACGGATGCCCCGAGCGCGACGACGATCGCGATCGCATCGTCGACGCCGACGATCTCTGCCCGCGCGAGCCCGAGACCTACAACGGGATGGACGACGAGGACGGCTGTCCCGATCACTGCACGCTGCCGCTCTACTCGTGCCCGATCCAGCCGCAGATCGCGCGCGTCTACTTCATCAAGGACTCGTCGCGCGTGGAGGGCGACACGCTCGTGCTCCTGCGTGCGCTCGCCGACACCATCGTCGGCAACCCACAGATCCCCGTCATCGAGCTGCATGGCCATGCAGGGCGCGAGGAGCGCGCGCCGGTGCGGCTCGCACGTCGTCGCGCCGAGCGCCTCCGCGACGAGCTCGTCGCGATGGGTGTCGATCCCGCGCGGCTCGTGATCCACGCGCACGGCGCGACGATGCCGATCACCGCCGGACGCACGCCCGCGGAGCGCGAGACGAATCGGCGCGTCGAGATCGTGCTCGATCCCTGA
- a CDS encoding RNA polymerase sigma factor: protein MFRGAVHLPTVGIELPRHLRLVGTAQDGAGSAQEDTPSEARPPIDTASAFRLHGSYVTRVALRFLGRTAEVDDLVQDVFLDAIRGIHKLRDAEAARPWLALITVRKARRLLRKRRARRAFGLDEGADYTEVADSRASPEERARIAELYRVLDSIPANERLAWTLRYLEQEPLDRVAEICECSLATAKRRIAAAHAVITEEIGDD, encoded by the coding sequence GTGTTCCGGGGTGCCGTCCACTTACCCACCGTGGGCATCGAGCTACCGCGACACCTGCGGCTCGTCGGCACGGCGCAGGACGGCGCGGGCAGCGCGCAGGAAGACACACCATCGGAGGCGCGCCCCCCGATCGACACCGCATCGGCGTTCCGTCTCCACGGCAGCTACGTCACGCGCGTCGCGCTGCGCTTCCTGGGCCGCACCGCCGAGGTGGACGACCTCGTGCAGGACGTCTTCCTCGACGCGATCCGCGGCATCCACAAGCTGCGAGACGCCGAGGCCGCGCGACCGTGGCTCGCGCTGATCACGGTGCGCAAGGCGCGACGTCTCCTGCGGAAGCGCCGCGCGCGACGCGCATTCGGGCTCGACGAGGGCGCCGACTACACCGAGGTGGCCGACTCGCGCGCCTCGCCCGAGGAGCGCGCGCGGATCGCGGAGCTCTACCGCGTCCTCGACTCGATCCCGGCGAACGAGCGCCTCGCGTGGACGCTGCGTTATCTCGAGCAGGAGCCGCTCGATCGCGTCGCCGAGATCTGCGAGTGCTCGCTCGCGACCGCGAAGCGTCGAATCGCGGCCGCACACGCGGTGATCACCGAGGAGATCGGCGATGACTGA
- a CDS encoding FecR family protein, which translates to MTDRSELRRTIDAAREHALPAWTDARGAQLAARVDARRRRRAVARVVSATGLVLAAAAASFWMVARGEVPAPVARAPEVVAPAPAVLRFADGSIATPLGDDTELFVDRMASDAIELSLVRGAARFAVTPGLPRAFRVRAGTVTVSVIGTEFTVTREGSGAIVEVDHGRVRIEWEHDGRDELSAGERGVYPRARVEAEPTAVRDEPAAARAPRVRTSRGRERAAEREVTPEPAPVTPDWRALAAEGRYDDGYALLLADTRVLRSDDVGTLVFAADCARLSGHPAESLPYLRRALEIGRDDERAPLVSFTLGRVLLQQLDRPAEAADAFAQARALAPEGSLAPDALAREVEASHRAGLAARARALAEEYLRRHPDGVRADAVRRFGGLE; encoded by the coding sequence ATGACTGATCGCTCGGAGCTGCGACGCACGATCGATGCGGCGCGCGAGCACGCGCTGCCGGCGTGGACCGACGCGCGCGGCGCGCAGCTCGCGGCGCGCGTCGATGCGCGACGACGAAGGCGCGCGGTGGCTCGCGTGGTGTCGGCGACCGGGCTCGTGCTCGCCGCAGCGGCGGCGTCGTTCTGGATGGTCGCGCGTGGAGAGGTGCCGGCACCGGTCGCGCGCGCCCCCGAGGTCGTCGCGCCCGCGCCCGCGGTGCTGCGCTTCGCCGACGGCTCGATCGCGACGCCGCTCGGCGACGACACCGAGCTCTTCGTCGATCGCATGGCGTCGGACGCGATCGAGCTGTCGCTGGTGCGCGGCGCGGCGCGCTTCGCGGTCACGCCCGGGCTGCCGCGGGCGTTCCGGGTGCGCGCGGGCACGGTCACGGTGTCGGTGATCGGCACCGAGTTCACGGTGACGCGCGAGGGCAGCGGCGCGATCGTCGAGGTCGATCACGGTCGCGTGCGCATCGAGTGGGAGCACGACGGGCGCGACGAGCTCTCGGCCGGCGAGCGCGGGGTGTACCCGCGCGCGCGCGTCGAGGCCGAGCCGACTGCGGTGCGCGACGAGCCGGCCGCGGCGCGAGCGCCGCGCGTGCGCACGTCGCGAGGACGCGAGCGCGCGGCCGAGCGCGAGGTCACGCCGGAGCCCGCGCCGGTGACGCCCGACTGGCGCGCGCTCGCTGCCGAGGGTCGCTACGACGACGGCTACGCGCTGCTGCTCGCCGACACCCGCGTGCTGCGCAGCGACGACGTCGGCACGCTGGTGTTCGCGGCGGACTGCGCGCGCTTGTCGGGGCATCCCGCCGAGTCGCTGCCGTATCTGCGCCGCGCGCTCGAGATCGGACGCGACGACGAGCGGGCGCCGCTGGTGTCGTTCACGCTCGGCCGCGTCCTCCTGCAGCAGCTCGATCGACCGGCCGAGGCCGCCGACGCGTTCGCGCAGGCACGCGCGCTCGCGCCCGAAGGATCGCTCGCACCGGACGCGCTCGCACGCGAGGTGGAGGCGAGCCATCGCGCCGGGCTCGCGGCGCGCGCGCGCGCCCTCGCCGAGGAGTACTTGCGACGTCATCCCGACGGCGTGCGCGCCGACGCGGTGCGCCGGTTCGGCGGCCTGGAGTAG
- a CDS encoding Ig-like domain-containing protein produces MRQRPHERSLSSLLLTACAVALCSACSDTGGPILMIDGGDRQDGGAPQIDGGDRERPRVIATTPERGATGVDVATEIAVTFSEPMHDASSVAIEAEGTPIAIGSETWSDDGTTLTIAPATPLPASSHVRVELDAELADRAGNTLGLPFVIQFTTEDRAAPRVIDSEPGAGATGLSARLDAITITFDEPMNASTGGVRLEGGSGVVGALSWIDGHTVRAPLSGLAYETSYRVVLEGFADVAGNALDASVYLVEGAIPFATGVDRDGPRVTDAVPSEDQVNVSITTSAIVVEFDEAMDTSIGSATLLAGTTPRALAATWSDEGTRASFALAGAALGVDVAHALDLSSMRDASGNALDGATYLGDGHLDFETGADATNPRVLFSDPLEGATGVASSTASLRIVFDQSMDTRVASLAVTRDGGSFDAPASWNAAGTQVQLDVTGQLVSASGFRVDLGALTSARGMLLEPGHYLGDGALDFSTATPTGERCRDELTISEAVARTMAGGYEWLLGADSVSVHDGSNSCATGGVSADAVIRYRKESASGSSGGRYLRVRVVGTASATARIVLDVYRDVCDPVEAARTSARLTCPRDRHEWDTYLDVGAGDYFVWVATDLGTRPFEGAQVIIEEVAATPEGESCAAPFTTSSAVHTTSANGEHVWSVPAGAVGGVDMAIQPGAPGTMVCDVDGRQGPDAVFEIVKTSDDSEITGVVSPIATPSTSIDAIDVQVLDACDPRAPATRSLACFHGLWEGTTTNAPGPRAFDIRGPAGTYYVWVATAYPNIASARPSPAFELRTRELVPGDGESCATAIAIGATGSTTIAPASTASVSTPSCVEPGTNVSWYRFTASENASLVTAGAAGGVATFDRASGRELSCSLDARTRAVAAFVRAGDEVCVAVANGASIGALSIEPVPYTGNMGVPTAIELTPPLDPEGDPITLTLERWVAVTPSSLYLGVTSGMVAFPRSGGGGIHYALPGDQLGTAGIAIGESLFTIDDSTTAGTATRLWRLVGATGAFAPVAWDPGADYPADAFDSLFFDGNDLWIANDGRWLGSTLEIPVTFSRVSATSPATPGPVVTVPAFGDVIGTAIDQTWMYVAARLGIGSTGPVGVYRVERASAGSATPRIERIAELSLLTSVRPLVIDSQVLAQHLYFRDTDGNVRVIAGPGGATPRDLGVLSGFGDTDDFTLARDPASGALFLFDSENAALGRIVRLD; encoded by the coding sequence ATGCGCCAACGGCCGCACGAACGCTCGCTCTCGTCGCTGCTCCTCACCGCGTGCGCGGTCGCGCTGTGCAGCGCGTGCTCGGACACCGGCGGACCGATCCTGATGATCGACGGCGGCGATCGACAGGACGGAGGTGCTCCGCAGATCGACGGCGGTGATCGCGAGCGGCCTCGTGTGATCGCGACGACGCCCGAGCGCGGCGCGACCGGCGTCGACGTCGCGACCGAGATCGCGGTGACGTTCAGCGAGCCGATGCACGACGCGAGCTCCGTCGCGATCGAGGCCGAGGGCACGCCGATCGCGATCGGATCGGAGACGTGGAGCGACGACGGCACGACGTTGACCATCGCGCCCGCGACGCCGCTCCCCGCGAGCTCGCACGTGCGCGTGGAGCTCGACGCGGAGCTCGCCGACCGCGCGGGCAACACGCTCGGTCTGCCCTTCGTGATCCAGTTCACGACCGAGGATCGCGCGGCTCCTCGCGTGATCGACAGCGAGCCCGGAGCGGGCGCGACCGGGCTCTCGGCGCGCCTCGACGCGATCACGATCACGTTCGACGAGCCGATGAACGCCAGCACGGGCGGCGTGCGCCTCGAGGGCGGCTCGGGCGTCGTGGGCGCGCTCTCGTGGATCGACGGACACACCGTGCGCGCGCCGCTCTCGGGGCTCGCGTACGAGACGAGCTATCGCGTGGTGCTCGAGGGCTTCGCCGACGTCGCGGGCAACGCGCTCGACGCGAGCGTCTACCTCGTCGAGGGTGCGATCCCGTTCGCGACCGGGGTCGATCGCGATGGGCCGCGCGTGACCGACGCGGTGCCCTCCGAAGACCAGGTGAACGTGTCGATCACGACGAGCGCGATCGTCGTCGAGTTCGACGAGGCGATGGACACGTCGATCGGGAGCGCGACGCTGCTCGCGGGCACGACGCCGCGCGCGCTCGCTGCGACGTGGTCCGACGAGGGAACGCGCGCGTCGTTCGCGCTCGCCGGGGCCGCGCTCGGGGTCGACGTCGCGCACGCGCTCGATCTCTCGTCGATGCGCGACGCATCGGGCAACGCGCTCGACGGCGCGACGTACCTCGGCGACGGCCACCTCGACTTCGAGACCGGCGCCGACGCGACGAACCCGCGCGTGCTCTTCAGCGATCCGCTCGAGGGCGCGACCGGCGTCGCCTCGTCGACCGCGTCGCTGCGCATCGTGTTCGACCAGTCGATGGACACCCGCGTCGCGTCGCTCGCGGTGACGCGCGACGGTGGGTCCTTCGACGCACCGGCGTCGTGGAACGCGGCGGGCACCCAGGTGCAGCTCGACGTGACCGGCCAGCTGGTGTCGGCCTCGGGCTTCCGCGTCGATCTCGGCGCGCTCACGAGCGCACGCGGGATGCTGCTCGAGCCCGGCCACTACCTCGGCGACGGCGCGCTCGACTTCTCGACCGCGACGCCGACCGGCGAGCGCTGCCGCGACGAGCTCACGATCTCCGAGGCCGTCGCGCGCACGATGGCGGGCGGCTACGAGTGGCTCCTCGGCGCCGATTCGGTGAGCGTGCACGACGGCAGCAATTCGTGCGCGACCGGCGGCGTGTCGGCGGACGCGGTGATCCGCTATCGCAAGGAGAGCGCGTCCGGCTCGAGCGGCGGTCGCTACCTGCGCGTGCGCGTGGTCGGCACCGCGTCCGCGACCGCGCGCATCGTGCTCGACGTCTATCGCGACGTCTGCGATCCGGTCGAGGCCGCCCGCACGTCGGCGCGCCTCACGTGCCCGCGCGATCGGCACGAGTGGGACACCTATCTCGACGTCGGCGCCGGCGACTATTTCGTGTGGGTCGCGACCGATCTCGGCACGCGTCCCTTCGAGGGCGCGCAGGTGATCATCGAGGAGGTCGCGGCGACGCCCGAGGGCGAGAGCTGCGCGGCGCCGTTCACCACGAGCTCGGCGGTGCACACCACGAGCGCGAACGGCGAGCACGTGTGGTCGGTGCCCGCGGGCGCGGTGGGCGGCGTCGACATGGCGATCCAGCCCGGCGCGCCCGGCACGATGGTCTGCGACGTCGACGGCCGTCAGGGCCCGGACGCGGTGTTCGAGATCGTCAAGACGTCGGATGACAGCGAGATCACCGGCGTGGTCTCGCCGATCGCGACGCCCTCGACGTCGATCGACGCGATCGACGTGCAGGTGCTCGACGCGTGTGATCCCCGCGCACCGGCGACGCGCTCGCTCGCCTGCTTCCACGGGCTCTGGGAGGGCACGACGACCAACGCGCCCGGCCCCCGCGCGTTCGACATCCGGGGCCCCGCGGGCACCTACTACGTCTGGGTCGCGACCGCGTACCCCAACATCGCGTCGGCGCGTCCTTCGCCCGCGTTCGAGCTGCGCACGCGCGAGCTCGTGCCCGGCGACGGCGAGAGCTGCGCGACCGCGATCGCGATCGGCGCGACCGGCTCCACGACGATCGCGCCGGCGAGCACCGCGAGCGTGTCGACCCCGTCGTGCGTCGAGCCGGGCACGAACGTGAGCTGGTACCGCTTCACCGCGAGCGAGAACGCATCGCTCGTCACCGCCGGCGCCGCGGGCGGGGTCGCGACCTTCGATCGCGCGAGCGGTCGCGAGCTGAGCTGCTCGCTCGACGCGCGCACACGCGCCGTCGCCGCGTTCGTCCGCGCGGGTGACGAGGTCTGCGTCGCGGTCGCGAACGGCGCGTCGATCGGTGCGCTCTCGATCGAGCCGGTCCCCTACACGGGCAACATGGGCGTGCCCACCGCGATCGAGCTCACGCCGCCGCTCGATCCCGAGGGCGATCCGATCACGCTGACCCTCGAGCGCTGGGTCGCGGTCACGCCGAGCTCGCTCTACCTCGGCGTCACGAGCGGCATGGTCGCGTTCCCGCGCAGCGGTGGGGGCGGCATCCACTACGCGCTGCCCGGTGATCAGCTCGGCACCGCGGGCATCGCGATCGGCGAGTCGCTCTTCACCATCGACGACTCGACGACCGCGGGCACCGCGACGCGACTGTGGAGGCTCGTCGGCGCGACCGGTGCGTTCGCGCCCGTCGCGTGGGATCCCGGCGCCGACTATCCGGCCGACGCGTTCGACTCGCTCTTCTTCGACGGCAACGATCTCTGGATCGCGAACGACGGCCGCTGGCTCGGCAGCACGCTCGAGATCCCGGTGACGTTCTCGCGCGTGTCGGCGACGTCGCCGGCCACGCCCGGGCCGGTCGTGACCGTGCCGGCGTTCGGCGACGTGATCGGCACCGCCATCGATCAGACGTGGATGTACGTCGCGGCGCGGCTCGGCATCGGCAGCACGGGCCCGGTCGGCGTGTACCGCGTCGAGCGCGCGAGCGCGGGCAGCGCGACGCCGCGGATCGAGCGCATCGCGGAGCTCTCGCTGCTGACGTCGGTGCGCCCGCTGGTGATCGACTCGCAGGTGCTCGCGCAGCACCTCTACTTCCGCGACACCGACGGCAACGTGCGGGTGATCGCAGGACCGGGCGGTGCGACCCCGCGCGACCTCGGCGTCCTGAGCGGCTTCGGCGACACCGACGACTTCACGCTCGCGCGCGATCCCGCGAGCGGCGCGCTCTTCCTCTTCGACTCCGAGAACGCGGCGCTCGGCCGCATCGTCCGCCTGGACTGA